The region CTCCGGCAACAGCAGCCGCTGGCTCAAGCCCTCAGCCGTCAAAGGTCCCAGGCATTCAAGCTGCCCCCGCAGAAGCCGCAGCATCGCCTTCTGCTGCGCTTCCATATCCACGTCCCCAAGCTTAAAATGCTGGGGATAAAGAAGCTGAAGATCCGCATCCAATTCATAAGCGTAGGCAAAACTCTTCGACTCGAGCGTCAAAATCTTCGCCCGATTCTTCTTCTGCAATTCCTGCAGCATGGTCTGATAAAACTGAATCTCATCCAGCGGGAAAAGCACCAGCTGCTTCAAAGCATCATAAAGCTCATCCGGATCCCGAATCAAAGGCCAGGCATCACTGACAACCTGCGAAACTGCCCCAGCATCCAAAGCCGTCAGATCATTAAAGACCTGCGGCTCCAGTCGATGCCGTGTCGCCAAAGCCCGAATCCGCCTTTCTTCCAGCGGCGCATCATCCAAAAACGCGTAAGGGTTCGCATGAATCAATTCATAACAAAAAGGTGAGGGTTCCCGCGTATCTCGCGCCAGCAGTTCAATGTCCCCCGCCGCAATATTCTGCAGAACCTTTTCAAAACGATCGCAGTCCATGGCCTCCTGCAAACAGTCCTGCACCGTCTGCCGAACCAGAGGATGATCCGGGATTTCCAAATCCCCCGTCCTATGCTCAAAACACTGCGTTTGCTGCGGAAAAACAGCCGTCAGAAGATCATTCGACTGATAGCGCTGCAGATGCGGCGGTACACGTTTCCCACTCTTCATCCGCAAGACGGCCAGCGCCCGCGTCGCATTCCAACGCCAGCGAATCTCAAACATCGGCACATCAAGCAGGGCCTGAATCAAAATCGAACGCCCATTGTGCGGATTCAGCATCTTGAACATGGCTTCCAGCGGAAAACTCTGATTCGGGCCCACGGATAAAAGGATCCCATTATCTGTCGCGCTGGCCTGCAGCTCAAAATCAAATCCGCGGCAGAACCTCTTCCGGAAGGCCAAACCCCAGGCCCGATTGATCCGACTGCCGAAGGGCGCGTGCACGATCAGCTGCATACCGCCCGTATCATCAAAGAAACGCTCATAAACCACAAGGTCCTGCGTCGGCAGAATCCCCAGCGCAATCTTCTGCGCCGCAAGAAAATCCGCAGCCTGGGTCGCAAGAGCAGCATCAATCAAAAATGTTTTCTGCAGATAGTCCGCAAGCGGCTGTCGATAAACCGCCCACATCTTTTTATCCTTGGTGGGATCCGGCTCTTGCCAATCGGGCATCTCTTGAGCGCTTAAAATCGCATCCGCTTCCTTCCGAACCCGACTCAGTTCCTGTGAAAGTTCAAAAGTCCGCCCACCGGCTTCCCCCTTCCAAAAAGGAATGGTCGGCGGAGCCCCATGCAGATCCTTGACCAGAAGAGTGTCACCCTTCAGGCCTTGAATTTGCCAGGAATGATTGCCAAGAAGAAAGACATCCCCCTTCTGACTTTCCACAGCGAACTCTTCATCGACGGTCCCCACAAAAGCCTGGTCTTCACCATTGATCACACGGTAGGCATTCTGCTCGGGAATCGCACCGCCCGACATCACCACCGCCAGGCGCGCACTGCGCCGCGGACGCAGCTCATGATTCACCTTATCCCAATGCAGATAAGCCCCGCGACGCGTGGCCGTGCCGAGGCCTTCGGAAAGCCAATCAAGCGTCTTATCAAAATCACCGCGCGTCAGCTGGCGGAAGGGATAAGCCTCGCGACACAGATGAAAGACATCATCCGGCACACGATTTTCCGAGGACACAAGACTCACAATATGCTGCGCAAGGATATCGAAAGGCACCTCAGGAATTTCGATGCTATCCATCGTCCCTTCCCGGTAAGCCCTCACGAGCGCCATACATTCAATCAGCTCATCACGCGTCAACGCAATCAAACGCGCCTTCGGTTTCAAACCGAGGGCATGACCGGAACGTCCAACCCTCTGCACGAAAGCGGCAATACTCCGCGGCGAACCAATCTGACAAACAAGGTCAATGGTTCCGACATCAATCCCGAGTTCCAAAGAAGCGGTCGCAACAATCGCCTTGATTTCCCCATTTTTCAGCCGATCCTCGGCCATCAGGCGCTTGTCCTTGGATAAGCTCCCATGATGCGCCGCCACCGCGTCTTCGCCGAGCATCTCGCTCAATTGAAAGGTAATGCGCTCAGCCATGCGCCGCGTATTCACAAAGATCAGCGTGCTGCGGTGCTCCCCAATCATGGCGGCCAGCTTTCCGTAAAGCTCCTCCCACATCTCATGACTGCAGACAGCGCTTAAGGGAAGATCGGGAACGACAATATCCAAATCCGCATCACGCTGCTTCGAAACGTCGATAATTTCACAGGGGCGCGGCTTTTCATTCCCGCCCACCAAAAACTGGGCAATGGTCTCCAAAGGTTTCTGGGTCGCCGAAAGTCCGATGCGAACCGGCGGCTTTTTGCAGAGCGCCCCCAGCTGCTCCAGACTGAGGCTCAGATGTGAACCCCTTTTGTCCCGGGCCAGCGCATGAATTTCATCAATGATCACGGATTTAATCGAGCGCAGAATAGGCCGCGCCTTGGCCGAGGTGAGCATCAGAAAAAGCGACTCGGGAGTGGTCACCAGAATATGCGGCGGATCCCGCAGAATCCGCGCTCTTTCCGTCGCCGTGGTATCCCCGGTGCGCAAACCAATTCGAATCGGATCCGGATGTAATCCCGCGGCCCGAGCCTCGTCCATAATCTCCTGCAGCGGCTGCTCCAGATTTTTCTTCACATCATTGGAAAGCGCCCGAAGCGGAGACAGATAAAGAACCTGAATGCCTTTCTCCAAGCGACCATCCACCGCCTGTCGAAAGAGATCATCAATCGCCACAAAAAACGCGGCCATGGTTTTACCACCGCCAGTGGGCGCGGCAATCAGAGTATTGCGGTGTTCATGAAGCAGCGGCCAGCCTTGCTGCTGGGCGGGGGTGGGTTCTTTGAACTTGCGCTGAAACCAGCGCTGCAGGATCGGATGAAAACCGAGCAGGGCGGGAGCCAGGTCAGGAACGAGGGGAATATCCACAGTCAAAGGCAATCGACGATCCATAGTCCACCCGTCCCAAAAAAATTACAGCGAAGCCTTCGCGAAATCTTTGAATGCTTCAAACGAGCGGGCATCGGCGGCAGCATTGTAAGCGGCGCCTTTGCTGTTATCATTGCCCGCACCCACTTCGGTGAAGCTGTGAACGGCATTGCCGTACTTCACGAGTTCCCAGTCGATCTTGTTCTCGCGCATTTCATTTTCAAAAGCGGCCAGATCTTCGGCTTTCACGTAAGGATCATCGGCACCGTGAAGAGCGAGGACCTTGGCTTTGATATTTTTCCCATCCGCAGGCGTGGGGCTATCGAGTCCACCGTGAAAACTGACCACGCCTTTGACGTCGGCGCCGGCACGGGCGAGTTCGATGACACCGGTCCCGCCAAAGCAATACCCAACAGCGAGAACTTTATTGGTATCCACTTCCTTTTGTCCGCGCAGTGTTTCCAGACCGAGCTGCAGGCGTTCACGGAAAAGTTTGCGATCGCCGCCGCGGTACATCGTAGCGAGTTTTCCAGCTTCTTCGGCAGTGGTCGGACGCACGCCCTTGCCATAGATATCAGCAGCAAAGACCGCATAACCAAGCTCCGCCATGCGCGTGGCTTGTTTCCTGGTCTCGTCGGTCACGCCCATCCAGTTGTGAATCATAAGGATGCCGGGCACTTTGCCTTTGACGTTGTCGGGATACACGAGCAAGCCTTCGAAGGTGTCTTTGCCTTTTTTGTATTCCACCGTCTTGGTTTTCACGGCAGCCAAACCCAAAGTGCTGCTGGCGAGGAACACAGCTGATACAAACAATTGCGAGATCCGTTTCATAATGTTTTATCCTTTCCCATAGGAACCTGGAAAATTGTATGGGAAGACGTTCGCAGAATTTTTGCGGGCAGGCAAGAGGCAATGTGGGACAGCGAACGCTGTCCCGGAAGAAGCTTTGTGATCTTAGCGGAAAAGGGCGTCCTGACGATTCACGCCGGTGCCGACCATGCTGATGGGATAGCCGAGGATTTCCTCAACACCTTCCACATATTTTTTTGCATTGGCAGGCAGATCGGCCATGCGTCCGGTCGTTGGCATCGCCTCTTTCCAACCGGCAAAAGTTTTATAAACAGGTGTACAGGCGGCCAGCACTTCATGATCCCAGGGGAAATCTTCGATGCGGCCGAGTTGCGGATGCTCATAAGCCACACAGACTTTCACTTCAGGCAGATCGGTGAGGATGTCCATCTTATTCAAAATGATTCCATCGTAACCACTGATCTG is a window of Oligoflexus sp. DNA encoding:
- a CDS encoding DEAD/DEAH box helicase, yielding MDRRLPLTVDIPLVPDLAPALLGFHPILQRWFQRKFKEPTPAQQQGWPLLHEHRNTLIAAPTGGGKTMAAFFVAIDDLFRQAVDGRLEKGIQVLYLSPLRALSNDVKKNLEQPLQEIMDEARAAGLHPDPIRIGLRTGDTTATERARILRDPPHILVTTPESLFLMLTSAKARPILRSIKSVIIDEIHALARDKRGSHLSLSLEQLGALCKKPPVRIGLSATQKPLETIAQFLVGGNEKPRPCEIIDVSKQRDADLDIVVPDLPLSAVCSHEMWEELYGKLAAMIGEHRSTLIFVNTRRMAERITFQLSEMLGEDAVAAHHGSLSKDKRLMAEDRLKNGEIKAIVATASLELGIDVGTIDLVCQIGSPRSIAAFVQRVGRSGHALGLKPKARLIALTRDELIECMALVRAYREGTMDSIEIPEVPFDILAQHIVSLVSSENRVPDDVFHLCREAYPFRQLTRGDFDKTLDWLSEGLGTATRRGAYLHWDKVNHELRPRRSARLAVVMSGGAIPEQNAYRVINGEDQAFVGTVDEEFAVESQKGDVFLLGNHSWQIQGLKGDTLLVKDLHGAPPTIPFWKGEAGGRTFELSQELSRVRKEADAILSAQEMPDWQEPDPTKDKKMWAVYRQPLADYLQKTFLIDAALATQAADFLAAQKIALGILPTQDLVVYERFFDDTGGMQLIVHAPFGSRINRAWGLAFRKRFCRGFDFELQASATDNGILLSVGPNQSFPLEAMFKMLNPHNGRSILIQALLDVPMFEIRWRWNATRALAVLRMKSGKRVPPHLQRYQSNDLLTAVFPQQTQCFEHRTGDLEIPDHPLVRQTVQDCLQEAMDCDRFEKVLQNIAAGDIELLARDTREPSPFCYELIHANPYAFLDDAPLEERRIRALATRHRLEPQVFNDLTALDAGAVSQVVSDAWPLIRDPDELYDALKQLVLFPLDEIQFYQTMLQELQKKNRAKILTLESKSFAYAYELDADLQLLYPQHFKLGDVDMEAQQKAMLRLLRGQLECLGPLTAEGLSQRLLLPEHEILAALLQLESLGIILSGTFSESSARSQKKEWCERRLLHRMHRLTIEGLREQIKPVSRAVFLRFLARHQRALPEQRWSPHDNLMPLVEMMQGLELPASVWENEVFMSRVQGYRGRELDALCQSGQVVWGRIAVAPPKGEKTNKNRLLSRTTPLSFLTRAGLGWVVPETRELLVDRLSDSAKKIWELMEQRGALFFDEISALSKLLPTQIEDGLSELMSMGFVSTDSFAAVRPLLNPDRKARQPASVRDARQIRYETDFRSGGRYAPFAMYRVPLSQEERLEQWAWQLLKRYGVIFRDLLRKESLAPTWGELVVVYRTLEARGLIRGGRFVEKVGGEQFALKESIDALRSCRDAPPDPDFIILTAADPLNWMGILSDDIKVASQARHRVAFWSGRYVAYREAGECHILDESLTGEQRMRVERALRLNGFYRQQDPFLKEPTAPAKPSENLVREERGSKALVRNWKKFLTGGE
- a CDS encoding dienelactone hydrolase family protein, with protein sequence MKRISQLFVSAVFLASSTLGLAAVKTKTVEYKKGKDTFEGLLVYPDNVKGKVPGILMIHNWMGVTDETRKQATRMAELGYAVFAADIYGKGVRPTTAEEAGKLATMYRGGDRKLFRERLQLGLETLRGQKEVDTNKVLAVGYCFGGTGVIELARAGADVKGVVSFHGGLDSPTPADGKNIKAKVLALHGADDPYVKAEDLAAFENEMRENKIDWELVKYGNAVHSFTEVGAGNDNSKGAAYNAAADARSFEAFKDFAKASL